Proteins from one Oscillatoria nigro-viridis PCC 7112 genomic window:
- the ndhI gene encoding NAD(P)H-quinone oxidoreductase subunit I, which translates to MLKFLNQVGEYAKESFQAAKYIGQGLSVTFDHMRRRPITVQYPYEKLIPSERFRGRIHFEFDKCISCEVCVRVCPINLPVVDWEFNKDSKKKQLKHYSIDFGVCIFCGNCVEYCPTNCLSMTEEYELAAYERHELNFDNVALGRLPYKVTDDPMVTPMREFAYLPKGAIDPHEVSYTDRRAGLRPEEIIEK; encoded by the coding sequence ATGCTAAAATTCCTCAATCAAGTAGGCGAATACGCCAAAGAAAGTTTTCAAGCTGCTAAGTATATCGGTCAAGGGCTATCTGTTACCTTTGACCACATGAGACGCCGCCCGATTACGGTGCAGTATCCTTACGAAAAATTGATTCCGTCCGAACGTTTTAGGGGCAGAATTCACTTTGAATTTGACAAGTGCATCTCCTGCGAAGTTTGCGTTCGGGTGTGTCCGATCAACTTACCTGTAGTGGATTGGGAATTTAACAAAGACAGTAAGAAGAAACAACTCAAGCACTACAGTATCGATTTTGGAGTGTGTATCTTCTGCGGCAACTGCGTAGAATATTGTCCGACTAATTGTTTGTCGATGACAGAAGAATACGAGTTAGCCGCCTACGAGCGCCACGAATTGAATTTTGACAACGTGGCCCTCGGACGTTTGCCCTACAAGGTTACAGATGACCCGATGGTGACACCGATGCGGGAATTCGCTTATTTGCCGAAAGGTGCGATCGACCCCCATGAAGTTTCCTACACCGATCGCCGCGCCGGTCTGCGTCCAGAGGAAATTATCGAAAAGTAG
- a CDS encoding glutamate-5-semialdehyde dehydrogenase encodes MSIIEIAQKTRGSARKLAVLSADAKNQAIEAIAKALEAAAPDILAANVADCKAAEADGIAKPLYDRLKLDESKLKSAIAGVRDVAKLPDPVGSVQIHRELDTGLILKRVTCPLGVLGIIFEARPEALIQIVSLAIKSGNGVILKGGKEAVRSCEVLTKVIHQALAETAVNPEVVQLLTTREETIELLKMDEYVDLIIPRGSNSFVRFVQENTRIPVLGHADGICHLYADKAADIQKAVEISVDAKTQYPAACNAIETLLVHSAIAPVLLPAVAAALQQKKVELRGDEKTRAILENIAEANEADWSTEYSDLILSIKIVDSVEEAINHINNYGSRHTDVIVTEDSETAETFLNGVDAAGVYHNCSTRFADGFRYGFGAEVGISTQQMPPRGPVGLEGLITYKYRVVGNGHVAASYVGKDAKGFTHRDL; translated from the coding sequence ATGTCTATTATTGAAATTGCCCAAAAAACGCGCGGATCTGCTAGAAAGTTGGCAGTTTTGTCCGCTGATGCCAAAAATCAAGCTATTGAAGCTATTGCGAAAGCTTTAGAAGCTGCTGCGCCGGATATTTTGGCGGCGAATGTGGCTGACTGCAAGGCGGCTGAGGCGGATGGAATTGCGAAACCGCTGTACGATCGCCTAAAGTTGGATGAGAGCAAGTTGAAAAGTGCGATCGCGGGCGTGCGAGATGTTGCGAAACTCCCCGATCCCGTAGGTTCCGTACAAATTCACCGCGAATTGGATACAGGATTAATTCTGAAGCGCGTCACCTGTCCTTTGGGCGTTTTAGGCATTATTTTTGAAGCGCGCCCCGAAGCTTTAATTCAGATAGTATCCTTGGCAATCAAATCAGGAAATGGCGTCATCCTCAAAGGCGGCAAAGAGGCTGTTCGCTCCTGCGAAGTCTTGACAAAAGTGATACATCAAGCATTAGCAGAAACTGCGGTTAATCCAGAAGTCGTGCAATTGCTTACCACGCGGGAAGAAACAATCGAACTGCTAAAAATGGATGAATATGTAGATTTGATTATTCCCAGAGGTTCTAACTCCTTCGTGCGGTTCGTGCAGGAAAATACCCGAATTCCCGTGTTGGGACACGCCGACGGCATTTGTCATTTGTACGCCGACAAAGCAGCGGATATTCAGAAAGCAGTAGAGATTTCTGTAGATGCAAAAACCCAGTATCCAGCGGCCTGCAATGCCATTGAAACTTTGTTAGTTCACAGCGCGATCGCCCCCGTTTTATTGCCCGCTGTCGCCGCAGCTTTGCAGCAGAAAAAAGTCGAACTGCGGGGGGACGAAAAAACTCGCGCCATCCTCGAAAATATTGCCGAAGCAAATGAAGCTGATTGGTCTACAGAATACAGCGATTTAATTTTGTCAATCAAAATAGTAGATTCTGTGGAAGAGGCAATTAATCATATCAATAATTACGGTTCCAGACATACAGATGTCATTGTCACCGAAGATAGCGAAACCGCCGAAACATTTTTAAATGGAGTCGATGCTGCCGGAGTTTATCACAATTGTTCGACTCGATTTGCCGACGGTTTCCGCTACGGTTTCGGTGCCGAAGTGGGGATTAGCACGCAGCAAATGCCACCTCGCGGGCCTGTTGGTTTAGAGGGTTTGATTACCTATAAGTATCGAGTTGTTGGAAACGGCCATGTTGCTGCTAGTTATGTAGGGAAGGATGCGAAGGGGTTTACTCATCGGGATTTGTAA
- the nuoK gene encoding NADH-quinone oxidoreductase subunit NuoK yields the protein MQLQYFLLLAAALFCIGIYGLITSRNAVRVLMSIELMLNAVNLNLMGFSNYLDPVQVKGQVFTVFVVTVAAAEAAVGLAIVLAIYRNRNTVDMEEFNLLKW from the coding sequence CTGCAACTCCAGTATTTCCTGTTATTAGCCGCCGCACTTTTCTGTATTGGTATTTACGGTTTGATTACCAGCAGAAATGCAGTGCGCGTGTTGATGTCGATCGAGTTGATGCTGAATGCTGTCAATCTCAATTTGATGGGTTTCTCCAATTATCTCGACCCCGTACAAGTTAAGGGCCAAGTATTTACCGTGTTTGTAGTTACGGTAGCGGCGGCTGAGGCTGCGGTGGGTTTGGCAATTGTTTTGGCGATTTATCGCAACCGCAATACCGTAGACATGGAAGAATTTAACTTGCTGAAGTGGTAA
- the nuoH gene encoding NADH-quinone oxidoreductase subunit NuoH: MNPGIDLQGSFVEALMNLGLPADIAKVLWLPLPMLLMIVAAVFGVLTSVWLERKISAAAQQRVGPEFIGPLGVLAPVADGLKLVFKEDIVPAKADALLFTLGPVIVVIPVFLSYLIVPFGEHMLIADIGTAIFLWIALSSIQPIGLLMSGYASNNKYALLGGLRAAAQSLSYEIPLALAVLAVVMMSNSLSTIDIVHQQAGYGILGWNIWRQPAGFLIFWIAALAECERLPFDLPEAEEELVAGYQTEYTGMKFALYYIASYVNLVLSCLLVAVLYLGGWESPIPVEVLTNALGLSETTPWLQVITGLLGITMTMLKAYFFLFLAVLLRWTLPRVRIDQLLNLGWKFLLPVALVNLLLTAALKLAFPFAFGG, translated from the coding sequence ATGAACCCAGGAATTGACTTACAAGGAAGTTTTGTAGAAGCCCTGATGAATTTGGGCTTACCGGCGGACATCGCCAAAGTGCTTTGGCTACCGCTGCCAATGTTGCTGATGATTGTCGCTGCCGTTTTCGGGGTACTGACTAGCGTCTGGCTGGAACGGAAAATTTCCGCCGCCGCTCAACAACGGGTAGGCCCGGAATTTATCGGCCCTCTGGGAGTGCTAGCACCCGTTGCCGACGGTCTGAAGTTGGTATTCAAAGAAGACATCGTACCGGCAAAAGCTGACGCGCTGCTATTTACCCTAGGCCCGGTAATTGTGGTGATTCCAGTTTTTCTCTCCTACTTAATCGTGCCCTTCGGAGAGCATATGCTGATCGCCGATATCGGTACAGCAATATTTCTGTGGATTGCCTTGTCTAGCATTCAGCCGATCGGCTTGCTGATGTCCGGCTATGCTTCAAACAACAAATACGCCCTCCTCGGAGGACTCAGAGCCGCCGCTCAATCCCTCAGCTACGAAATTCCCCTAGCTTTGGCAGTATTGGCAGTTGTGATGATGTCCAACAGCCTCAGTACGATCGACATCGTACACCAGCAAGCCGGCTACGGCATTCTCGGCTGGAATATCTGGCGGCAACCCGCAGGTTTCCTGATTTTCTGGATCGCAGCACTAGCAGAATGCGAACGGTTGCCCTTTGACCTCCCGGAAGCAGAAGAAGAATTGGTAGCAGGATATCAGACTGAGTACACAGGCATGAAATTTGCTTTGTACTATATCGCTTCCTACGTTAACCTCGTCCTTTCTTGCCTGCTAGTAGCAGTTTTGTACCTCGGCGGCTGGGAGTCCCCGATTCCTGTCGAAGTGCTGACAAATGCCCTGGGATTGAGCGAGACGACTCCTTGGTTGCAGGTAATTACCGGCTTGCTGGGCATTACAATGACGATGCTGAAAGCCTACTTTTTCTTGTTTCTGGCAGTTCTGCTCCGCTGGACTCTGCCGCGAGTTCGGATCGACCAATTGCTAAATTTGGGATGGAAGTTTTTACTTCCCGTGGCTTTAGTTAATTTGCTGTTGACCGCAGCTTTGAAGCTTGCCTTTCCCTTTGCTTTTGGCGGTTAA
- a CDS encoding NADH-quinone oxidoreductase subunit J encodes MNLAEGVQIVSFGILSVMMIAGALGVVLFSNIVYSAFLLCGVFTSIAGLYLLLNADFVAAAQVLIYVGAVNVLILFAIMLVNKREDFRTLPNAWVRQVATAVVCVGLFALLGTMVVSTPWAIVATTGAPAESSIVTIAKHFFTDFLLPFELASVFLLMAMVGAIVLARRDFFPDELSKKLSETPALSLPERPRELVSAGDVSSPESK; translated from the coding sequence GTGAATCTAGCCGAAGGGGTTCAAATTGTTTCGTTTGGCATACTGTCCGTAATGATGATTGCAGGAGCACTAGGAGTAGTGCTGTTCTCAAATATCGTTTACTCAGCATTTTTGCTGTGCGGCGTATTTACCAGCATTGCGGGCTTGTACCTGTTGCTGAATGCCGACTTTGTAGCAGCAGCGCAGGTATTGATTTATGTTGGCGCTGTTAACGTCTTGATTTTGTTTGCGATTATGTTGGTGAACAAGCGCGAAGATTTCCGCACTCTTCCCAACGCTTGGGTGCGTCAAGTAGCCACAGCAGTAGTTTGCGTAGGCTTGTTTGCACTGTTGGGTACGATGGTGGTGTCTACTCCTTGGGCTATTGTCGCAACGACGGGAGCACCGGCCGAAAGTTCGATCGTCACAATCGCCAAACATTTCTTCACCGACTTTTTGCTGCCTTTCGAGTTAGCATCAGTGTTTTTGTTGATGGCAATGGTAGGAGCAATTGTCTTGGCGCGCCGCGATTTCTTCCCGGATGAACTGTCAAAAAAGCTATCGGAAACACCTGCTTTGAGTTTGCCGGAAAGACCTCGCGAATTAGTTTCTGCCGGAGATGTGTCTTCGCCAGAATCTAAGTAA
- a CDS encoding serine/threonine-protein kinase gives MSNSSLLTPGSTLEKRYRILRELGRGGFGRTYLAEDINRYNEHCVLKEFSPVVHSPKAAELFDREASMLYNLQHPQIPRFRELLRTDLGGNPSLFLVQDYIKGQTYEEILISRQQQGKNFTEAEVTQLLFQLLPVLEYIHSKNLIHRDISPDNIIQHDADKLPFLIDFGSVKQIAANAVLQFNGQSDTAIGKQGYSPAEQMRLGKVSAASDLYALAVTALVLLTGKKPQKLYDINGKTWDWRSHVSVSQNLGTVLDRMLAEQPGDRYQSAKAVREALKDPKLSQISSIISQMVTMNFVGRPFKNTTQTATSNHTPVRPNPQIVNHNSTFKLIPWKAVASLTVILVPGILAFSVVKSGFTLPKLPDLPKFSSRQPPPDTSLEEAEIMRQEKIGKRRKNLNIEQDIFYQKVDELYYNKYPELQGRSLTEKPEDAEIRRKWYEVAEDLLDKLEKGGEL, from the coding sequence ATGTCTAACTCCTCCCTCCTCACCCCAGGTTCGACTCTCGAAAAACGCTACCGCATCCTCCGCGAATTGGGCCGGGGCGGCTTCGGGCGCACTTATCTCGCCGAAGATATCAACCGCTACAACGAACATTGCGTACTCAAAGAGTTTTCTCCGGTGGTTCACAGCCCGAAAGCGGCCGAATTGTTCGATCGCGAAGCGAGTATGCTTTACAACCTCCAACACCCGCAAATCCCCCGCTTTCGAGAACTGCTGCGAACCGATTTGGGCGGGAATCCATCTTTATTTTTAGTCCAAGATTATATCAAAGGTCAAACCTACGAAGAAATATTGATATCGCGTCAGCAACAAGGTAAAAATTTTACCGAAGCCGAAGTTACTCAACTGCTATTTCAGCTTTTACCAGTTTTAGAATACATCCACTCAAAAAATTTAATTCACCGCGATATTTCTCCGGATAACATTATTCAGCATGATGCTGACAAACTACCCTTTTTAATTGATTTCGGTTCCGTCAAGCAAATCGCAGCCAATGCCGTACTTCAGTTTAACGGACAATCGGATACGGCGATCGGCAAACAGGGTTATTCGCCAGCCGAACAAATGCGGCTGGGGAAAGTTTCTGCAGCTAGCGATTTGTACGCTTTAGCCGTCACGGCTTTAGTCTTGCTAACTGGGAAAAAGCCTCAAAAATTGTACGATATTAACGGCAAAACTTGGGATTGGCGATCGCACGTCAGTGTCAGTCAAAATCTCGGTACTGTGTTGGATCGGATGTTAGCAGAACAACCGGGCGATCGCTACCAATCCGCAAAAGCAGTCCGCGAAGCACTCAAAGATCCCAAACTCTCTCAAATTAGCAGTATAATCTCCCAAATGGTGACAATGAACTTTGTCGGCCGCCCTTTCAAAAACACCACTCAAACTGCTACCAGCAATCATACTCCTGTTCGCCCAAATCCTCAAATTGTTAACCACAACAGCACCTTCAAGTTAATTCCTTGGAAAGCAGTCGCGAGTTTAACTGTGATTTTGGTGCCGGGAATCTTAGCTTTTAGTGTAGTCAAATCTGGTTTCACGTTGCCCAAATTGCCGGATTTACCTAAATTTTCTTCGCGCCAGCCACCTCCCGATACATCCTTAGAGGAAGCCGAAATAATGCGTCAAGAAAAGATTGGGAAACGACGCAAAAATCTCAACATTGAGCAAGATATATTCTATCAAAAAGTTGATGAATTATATTACAATAAATATCCAGAATTACAAGGGCGCAGCTTGACAGAAAAGCCAGAAGATGCTGAAATTAGGCGGAAATGGTATGAAGTTGCTGAGGATTTATTGGACAAGTTGGAGAAAGGAGGAGAGTTGTGA
- the folB gene encoding dihydroneopterin aldolase: protein MDSIQLTGIRCYGYTGYLPEEQVLGQWFEVDVTLWLDLSQAGKSDDIQHTLDYRSAITLIQKLVQESKFLLIERLADTITQALLQLPLVEKVKLQLSKPAAPIPDFGGRITLEITRSH from the coding sequence ATGGATTCTATTCAACTTACAGGAATTCGCTGCTACGGATATACTGGCTATCTGCCGGAAGAGCAAGTTTTGGGCCAGTGGTTTGAAGTGGATGTTACTCTCTGGCTGGATTTATCGCAAGCTGGAAAAAGTGATGATATTCAACATACTCTTGATTACCGCAGCGCAATAACTCTGATTCAAAAGCTAGTCCAAGAGTCTAAATTTTTATTAATCGAACGCCTAGCAGATACTATTACTCAAGCGCTTTTACAACTACCGTTAGTCGAGAAAGTTAAACTACAACTCTCGAAACCTGCTGCCCCCATCCCTGATTTCGGGGGTAGAATTACTCTAGAAATTACTAGAAGTCATTAG